In Xiphophorus maculatus strain JP 163 A chromosome 18, X_maculatus-5.0-male, whole genome shotgun sequence, a single genomic region encodes these proteins:
- the mnt gene encoding max-binding protein MNT, producing the protein MSIETLLEAAKFLELQAQQQQKAREDEVKAKLLLQQKTEYIYPDVTYNSTPHINNVPKAEERLTECRPPPIPPSLPPSSMPVTVFPIPVVTPNPTGSPSLPVTTLSPPAAPSLAFPNRDPQSPQEQSAAGVRCSPPLRADYPTPAVTVNHRQPIQNHHNLSLLIDQNTQVQQPTPTQQVVQCYAGSIISASQHQALLPHPSPLLQPTPPQNGTVSRGSPPDDSRQLDSKKRPGGAGTREVHNKLEKNRRAHLKECFETLKKNIPNIDEKKTSNLSVLRSALRYIQTLKRKEKEYEHDMERLAREKIATQQRLAELKNDVSQWMDVVEIDRVLRQTGQPEEDQASTSTASEGEEGMEEDLEEESAQRAPSASPAAPHTMKPELLKLVTQTPAVTPATTASIITQHISTLNKAPLLQPLSLNPVAPPILPAPASSAPSPPSVPAKPVASLHPTVIAHASVSHPSVIQAVNHVLHGGAPKHMTLGPCTTSSSVQLAPSPQPFSHITVHPVAHLGQHIPALYPQPVAVTPPAVVGHIAHPHVNGTSSTQATATAAIVGKQAAVSTQMMAHHPQLMGQTVLNPVTMVTMPSFPISTLKLA; encoded by the exons ATGAGCATCGAAACGCTTCTGGAAGCTGCCAAGTTTTTGGAATTACAAGCCCAGCAGCAACAGAAAGCACGTG AGGATGAAGTGAAGGCGAAGCTGCTTCTGCAGCAGAAGACCGAGTATATTTACCCTGATGTGACTTATAACTCTACACCGCACATCAACAATGTCCCCAAAGCAGAGGAACGTCTCACCGAGTGCCGCCCACCACCCATACCGCCCTCCTTGCCTCCCTCTTCCATGCCCGTCACCGTCTTCCCCATCCCCGTGGTTACCCCTAACCCCACAGGGTCACCCTCTTTGCCTGTCACCACCCTTTCACCGCCAGCTGCTCCGTCGCTGGCCTTCCCTAACAGAGACCCTCAGTCCCCTCAGGAGCAAAGCGCTGCGGGCGTGAGGTGCTCCCCGCCTCTCAGAGCCGACTACCCAACTCCTGCGGTGACGGTCAACCACAGGCAGCCCATCCAGAACCATCACAACCTCTCTCTGCTCATCGACCAAAACACTCAAGTGCAGCAGCCGACGCCGACGCAGCAAGTGGTTCAGTGCTATGCAGGTTCAATCATCTCAGCCTCTCAGCACCAAGCTTTACTTCCCCACCCTAGCCCCTTGCTCCAGCCCACTCCCCCGCAGAACGGCACCGTCAGCCGGGGGAGTCCGCCTGATGACAGCCGCCAGCTGGACAGTAAGAAGAGACCCGGAGG GGCCGGCACAAGAGAAGTGCACAACAAACTAGAGAAGAACAG GCGAGCGCACCTGAAGGAGTGCTTCGAGACGCTGAAAAAGAACATCCCAAACATCGACGAGAAGAAAACCTCCAACCTCAGCGTGTTGAGAAGTGCACTCAGATACATTCAG ACGTTGAAGCGCAAAGAGAAGGAGTACGAACACGACATGGAGCGGCTGGCCAGAGAGAAGATCGCCACGCAGCAGCGGCTGGCGGAGCTGAAGAACGACGTGAGCCAGTGGATGGATGTGGTGGAGATCGACCGCGTCCTCAGACAGACGGGGCAGCCGGAGGAGGACCAGGCCTCCACCTCCACCGCTTCAG AGGGTGAGGAAGGAATGGAGGAAGACCTGGAGGAAGAGTCGGCTCAGAGAGCGCCGAGTGCCTCGCCGGCTGCGCCCCACACCATGAAGCCCGAGCTGCTCAAGCTCGTCACCCAGACTCCAGCTGTGACCCCAGCCACCACTGCCTCCATTATCACCCAGCACATCTCCACCCTGAACAAAGCCCCCCTGCTGCAGCCCCTCTCATTGAACCCAGTAGCCCCGCCCATCCTCCCTGCTCCGGCATCAAGTGCTCCCAGCCCTCCCTCCGTCCCCGCCAAGCCCGTTGCCAGCCTGCATCCTACGGTTATCGCCCACGCTTCGGTCTCCCACCCCTCCGTCATCCAGGCAGTGAACCACGTTCTCCATGGAGGGGCCCCTAAACACATGACCCTTGGCCCCTGTACCACCAGCAGCTCCGTGCAGCTGGCCCCCAGTCCTCAGCCCTTTAGCCACATCACCGTTCACCCAGTGGCCCACCTTGGGCAGCACATCCCGGCCCTCTACCCGCAGCCGGTAGCGGTCACGCCGCCGGCCGTGGTGGGCCACATTGCCCACCCGCACGTCAACGGGACCTCCTCCACCCAGGCCACAGCCACCGCCGCAATTGTCGGCAAGCAGGCGGCGGTGAGCACTCAGATGATGGCGCACCACCCGCAGCTCATGGGTCAGACGGTGCTTAACCCCGTAACCATGGTGACGATGCCCTCCTTCCCCATCAGCACTCTGAAGCTGGCCTGA